TCAAAAAATTCTAACACAGCAACGACCTTCAGCTTTCATTCTGCCACTTTCATTCTTGATTTCAGTGAAGAAACCTTTCTCCTTATTCCTGCAATTTCTAAATGTTCCACTTCTGTTTTTGGATCTGTCCAACAAAAGAAGTTGCACCCTTGTTGAACCTATACATACCCAACGTGTTCACTCTTCATTCGATCACACAAACgactcaattgaaaataaaacaaaacctCAAAATAGACACAGCTCCAGAATTTGCAACCAGGATTCTCCTTTGTCCCTGAAGTTCGCGATATCGCCGCTCACCATGGGAGCAAAGTAGCAGTCTGCTATGAGAAGAAGATCGGCTTCGAGAAGAGGTTGAGCTTTGGGAAGTCATGGAGTTCTCTCTCCAAGATATTCACGATGGTGGATTCTGCAACAGTGGATTTCACATGACTTTACCCTTTTTTTTCCATTACTTATATATTTATAATGTTTTTTTATTGTCATAATTATCGGAAACAAACAAAAGGGCATTTATgtccgaaaaaaattaaaaaggacgattttaataccaaATAAAACATTCAGGACGATTTTAAATCGAAAACTACGTTAgggatgattttgattttgatcctAAACTTTAggaaccaaaacaatacttatcccaaaACTAATAGTTTGTAAATATTTAGGGATTATTGGAGGGTAGATTTTATATTACTTTATAAATTAGAGGATAAATTTTGTGTCAGTTCCACAAATTAAAAGGTAAATTTtacattttaaaaattaaaataaattaaactttacAATTGAAGAATCAAATTTGTGATCTTCAATAAAAAAACACACCAAATTTTACACAttatttaaacaaaaattattataaaaagatgtttttagtatttttattggaATATTTGTCTTATTTAAAAATACTACTATAAAGGCAATATTACAGTGAAGAAAGTGATTTTTTTTTCCTCACCTACTGAAATGTGTTGGAAGAGAGAGAACACGTGAAATGTTGGTTCTTTCTTGTCCGGCAAGTACTGTGGTATTTGCAAAACGATATAAAATGTACTGTAGTTTATTAATTAGAGTTAATtttgtatataataataattttttagctcattttttaaataaaaaatagtattagTTTCAAAATTTTATGGAACTATTATTTTGTTATGGTATTTTTGTAATAAttcttattattaattttttttgttagttcCACATattcataaaaaagaaaaaaaatgagctTCTATAACTTAAATTTGGCCCACATTTCATATCACTCTACAAATGTCACAATACTTATGAGATAATATGGGACTAACATTCTAGGTGTTTCCTTTTCCTTCCTCCAGTTGAGGaaaaaaatcacttttctcacCATAGCATTGGCCTTATTATAAATTTAGGATTTTGAtcctttaaattttgaattttattttagagaataaaatATGATTTCTCACCCttaaatagtttctctttcatattttcttttggtcctacctataaaataaatggtgagagatcaaactttattctctaaattgaaattaaaatttagaggatccaaatttcaAATCTATAAAtctaatatcaaaattaaaaagcgtGAGTTCCAACTTCCAACACTGCAAAACCATCGTCACcagtataaataaataaatgaaacgaACCAAAACGGGGGCGGAAAAGAACACAGGAAAATGCTTTAATTGAAATCGAAGCTAGCTAGCAGTAAAAATCTCATCTCTACAgtcacagagagagagagagagagagatggcgACTGCAATAGCTATAGCACATTTTTGTCCAGGAAGAGGCTTAACTCTTTCTTGCTACAAAAGAAACCGTTTCCACCTTCATCATCTTCATTTTTCTTCTACTTCTCTCTCCCATGCTGTCTTCTCCAGAGGTAAAGTTTACAACTTTTTGCTAATTAACCATCACCCATCAAATTGTTGATTCTGTTTCTCAACTCTCTCTGGATCAAAATCACTCATTTGTAGGTTACTTGTCAACTGAGATGTTTACAAGGCCAAAAGTTCACCCCATTATTTGCATGGCCAAAAGATACGCACCAAACACCACAAAGAGAAAGGTAAACAAACTGGTTTTATTCCAACCAATCCCATCCAAAGTTTTATGAGAAACTTGATCAGTGATTTTCTAATCTGAAATGTTATTGTTGGGCAGAGATTGAGTAGAAAGAGGGGAGGTGACCCTGACAAGAAGAGACACAGGAGAAGGAAGGGGTCCAAGAAGAAGCTTTTCAAGATCATCAGGCTTGTCTCAGCAGCTGGGACTGGATTCTTCTATGCCAAGAAGAAGAGCAGGAGGATTCACAAGATTGATCTCAAGAAATATGATCCAAAGGTGAAGCTCCATGTCCTCTTCACAGAAGCCAAATGATATGTAACATGCCACTTTTGCTTTTGGGCTTTAATCATCGTATTAGTACTAAAAGATGGCTGTTCTTCGAATTCatcttgaaaatttttattaattaaactgttcaaagattataaattaattatgtttggtttttagtcaccaaaaagaaaaaaatcatgTTTGTTTTTCTGTTAATGATGCAGAATCTTAACTGATAGCATGCATACATGACATCTAGTATGTCTAATTAGACTCACCCTGATATGTTTATAAAAATCTATTAATTTAATGGATATGCTATATTGGAATTAAGATTTATATATTTGGAAAAAGAGATTAAAAATGTGCAACCTACAAATTCTTCCTGAAACAATGAGCTCAAACAGATATAAATTATGGATTACCAAATTATGTCTTTCACAATCTGATAATGTTGATAAATCAAATTTCAGATGCATTCATGTTTTAACAAAGGAATGCAGAGAGAACTAGCTTTGCTCTGATAAGATTCCTCACAAATGTCTTAATAACATGACTTGAATGTTTCAAGTTTCGATTTTGTTTCAACTTTTGTGCCAAATCAAAGGTCCTATGAGTGGCTATACACAGCGAGAAAAATATGCTGTTAGAAGCTGCAAgagttttcttttctcttttcctgGGTCAACCATCAAAGCATAAGAACGTGATATTGTTTCTCATTTAGCCATTTAGTTCATTTTTATTAACCCAATCAAGTAGTACTGtcacatttatttattttgaaccaAAATTAGGATTGATTTACACACTTGCAAGAATAAAAATCtcattattatttgaataataCCCCAAATTAATCGTTAAAGAATTTAGTTAGACAATTTAATTTTTAACAGCTTCTAATCACCAAACCAgtctctaatattttattttattagacaaATCAATTTGACATAATAGTCTTTAGGAACTTTTAAATTTAGGTCAATCTTTCCCatgtaaaaattaatttatctaaaaatttaaaaactaatttggtaattaaaatttattgaaaacTAAATTGTCCGAGTAAAAACAAACAATGTGATGTAAATACTCTTAGTATTTCGATCGTGATCACATAATGTCAAAAGAAATATAGGTCTATAAACATTTCGAAACTCAAAACCCACTCTAAATTTGTAAAATCTAGATTTGAGCAAACTAATTACAGTTTAATCTAGTGAtctagagaaaaagaaaaagaaaaaagagattgTGTTTTCAATTTCCTACTTTGAATGTTGAAAATAATCGGTTTTTATAAGTAACAGGAAATGACAGTTTAAGCTTTAAACAAGGGTGACTAGAACTCTATTCCAAGCCTTATCAAATAAAAACCCTTTCTACATTCATTTGTTTCTACATATTTCACTTTGATAATCCATCCATATATAGATTCAAACTCAAGGATGAAAAGAAACTCAGCATCATAAAGGCAGTATCACAACACAGAACATAGAAGATAGAAGTGAACTTGAAAATTGGGGGCATAAACAGTCGGTGAATAACCATACATGAAGAAAGAAAAATCCTGCTCTCACTAAAACATTTAACAGCTCTCCACATGGCAACATATTTGTACAGTCGCATCGATCTCGCCAACTCGTAAAAACTACCCTCACCGATTTATAGAATTTACATCATCCTTGACTTGCTGGCTGGCTTGTATCGTCATTTTATCTCCTCTGCATGAGCATCAGGTATGTGCGCGCGCGCCGCGCCGCACCTTACACGTACCCGATACTCCAACTCACTTAAATTCTACGTATAAACTTAGAACTACAAAATGTACAGTTCATTACAAccgataattttatttttaaatatagaCAGAGGCAACCATACCCTCTGGGTGCAGgtagaaaatgagagagagagagaatgggagAAGCTCACACTAGCCTCAGTTAGCTGTACAAACAACATACTTGTTCTATGCCCAACTAAGCAGCAGGATGAGGAGACTGTGCAGCAATTCTCCTTTCTGCAAGAAACCGAAAGATCGTTTATGTTTAGCAATGCTTGCATGCACACGGATAACTCAGCGCGAAACTTGCACCTAAATGCACACAGTGTACAAGATTTCGTACCTCCGGCGGCAACAAGTTTCTCTACACGGGCAACAATATGCTTTCCGTAGGTGTACTTCTTCAGTGCATTTAAATGGACTTTAATTCGCGAAAGGATTAGCTCACGCTGTTGGTCATCGCAAGTCTCGAGCACCTTTTGCACGACATAATTTGCAAATTGATCTTTCATCATTGCCTGTATTATACAAAAAGAAATAAGATCATATCAGTATCAAGAATGGCAAAATAGAATAACACTTTTGTGATCAAAGTTCAAATACCAAAAATGTCAAGGCTCATCATTCTTTTACAAACAATATAACATTCAATCCATTgtgaaaaattattttaaaaagatattccCAGGTCAACAACAACAAAGCTTGTCCTACTAGGTGGGACCCAACTGGATGGATAAATAGGCAAGATATTCGACAGACTGGCCTCCTCACAATCTTATTAGAACATAATTCAAACATTCCATAACATAACACGAATAATATCACATTTAAGCAAACTTGACTAAGCGAGCAAAACATCTGCATTCCTCAATAAACAAAACATACATCTCATCATATGCAACTTGCTTCGAACAAAGGGAAGTTGGTAATTGGAATTGGAACTAAAATTTAAGACAAACCTGAAGAGGCTCATTTTCATCTGTTGATCCAAGCATCTCATTCACAAGTAATTGGCGTTCAGAAGGACCTCCAAAGGTCAAACACTTCTCaacaacgtttgaggcaaacttctgTTGACTCATTTGAACTATCTTGCCTGCTAATTCTTTGATAATGGCTGAACGCTCATCAGGCTTCCCATGTTCTAGTACATGCTGTTTTATGAGAGACGATGAAACAAAAAGGAGATTAAGCGACAGGTCCGATAAAATGATATGTGAATATAATTTCAAGTATTAAAACAGTTGAACACAATAATGGTGGAGCAGGGACTAGAAGGCAACATGCCAAAGATCCATCAATGATTGTAGCAAAAGGAGTCCCAAATTCTAAGTAATCAGAATAAATAATAAACCTGGACGACGTAGTTTCCATACTGATCTTGCGCTAACATGCTAACAGCACCTAAAATCTCATCCATAACTTTCTGTTGTGTATTAGGGTCATTGCAGTGCTCCAGTACTCTCTGCCACGTGAAAGAGATAATTAAACGTTCAATGATCTTAAGGGCTTCAAGAAAGGAGTAACATTAGCGGCCAAGAATTCCTACCTGTATCACCCGacagccatatgggtgggttgATAATGCCACAACTTGACCAAAAAAGGTTGAGACAATAAAGTTGATTGCATCCTCAGGGACACATTCTATACACTTCTGAATGACATGATTACCATTTTGATCTCGAACACAGCGCATGACATTACCATCAAGCTCTTGAACCATTTTTATCTTTTGGTCTAAATCAACAACCTCTATAGCCTAAGGCAGGATACATAAAGAAcaaaagccaaaagagaaaaagatTAATATACAAAATACTAAGAAAACAGAGCCACAAATAGAAATATCAGCTAATGCACTAAAATTGGCTAATACCTTTTGGATGACCCGACAACCATACATTTGAAGGCTGAGACTCAGAACATTACCAAAAAGCTTGTTGGCCAATTCTCTTCTCTGGGATGCAAGTCCATGCTCAAAAAACTGCAAGATATCAATTGTCACTCACAAGATGTGACAAAGAATCAATCGGAGTGTCCAGCAAAAATATAGAAGGTAATAGTTACCTTTTGAACAACATAGTTACCAAAGACATCAGTCATCAAATTAACAGCTTGTGGCATGATTTCCTGATAAACCATGTTTTTTTCTTCTGTAGTAGCTGTTTCAAGCTTTTGTTGAATAAATCGGCTCCCATATTGATCAGCACTGTCCATGAGAGCAAATTCATTAAATGAAATTCTTCAGAAGGTCAAAACAAAATTACGCATgataaaaattaacataaaaataagGGCATACCTGAAGTCGACGACATGACCAGCAATTTCAGCAAGCTCAAAACACTTGGTTTTATTGCTTTTAAACTCTTCCAACAAAGAAGCAGCAATGCTTTCATCCACGTTTCCAGCATCCAGATGCCAACCTCCCATGACCCCAGTTAAATTCCTTATTCCAGATGCAAAGCGCATATTTAGGTCATTGTGTCTAATAGGACTGCCAGATCCAACAGGAGAATTGGATAAAGAATTTGCTAGTGGACTTCCAGGGTAAGACAAGCCGACACCATATGGAGAATTTCCATAATAACCATGATGATTAGAACCACCAGACTTGCCACCCAGTGGAACATTATATTGCGACTTCGGTGGAGAAAGCACCGTCCCAAGATAAGCTTTCTGAAGCTCAAGCATATTCACGTAAGAGTTACCTAAGTAGTTCCTGTCCATAGAGGGGTCATTAAGAGCAGCAAGTTGTGCTGCCGCATAATCAGATGTCCTCATGTACTGAAGATACCCGGGATCAATGAAAGGAGACTGCAGAGCACCACCTGCAATTTGATTTCCAAGCCGACCATGACTATGCACATCAGCTGGGGTGGCAACTCCAGAAGGCAAACCACCTCCAAGAATTCTCGAGTCCATTCCAGGGGCTCCCATTGCTGAAGCTGCAGCAACGTTTTCAAGAAGGGGTGGCAGATTAGCAGTTCCAAGTTGATTAGCCATCAAGGAAGCCAGTGCAGGATTTCCAGCATACCCACTCATGCTGTAGTTGGTAAATGATGGATTTGTACCATCCAAGGGCTGGTATTGAACTGGCATACCACCACTAGAACTAAAAGGGGAAGTAGGTGATCCCTTGAAATATGACTTATTGGAAGGAACACCAGATTTCTGTTGATCAATTTGCCTATCAAAGGCCAGACTGTTGATGTCTGATCCAGTCACACTGCTCTTAACTGACTCAGAGTAGGATGATTTCTGCAAGTGCCCGGATTCAGACTTTTTAAAATATGCATGCTGCTTGCCATGATCCTGGCCACCTTGCATACCGAAAAGATATCTCCGATGATTATCAACCTCTGACTCAACTTGTGATTGGAAATGGTTATCACCATCTAGCACATCATCTGCTGACAAGTTCATGCCAGATAGTGCAGCCACAATATCAGCAGACTCATTCCCAGTGGAAACACCATTATATGCATCAGGACTTGTAATGCCTCTCTTCTCAGCAGCGGCAACTCTCCCGCCACCGATAGGCGTGGGGCATGGACTGGGAGCCCTAGCTAGATGCTGCGGATCAGGAGTAGTGCTTCGTGACATGGAAGAACCTAGTGCAGCAGCATAAGTATAT
The DNA window shown above is from Arachis ipaensis cultivar K30076 chromosome B08, Araip1.1, whole genome shotgun sequence and carries:
- the LOC107612845 gene encoding pumilio homolog 2: MLSELGRRPMLGGNEGSFGDDLEKEIGMLLREQRRQEAHDRERELNLYRSGSAPPTVEGSLSAVGGLFGGSSSGGAGAGVGGASAAAAFSEFSRAKNGNGFASEEEMRSDPAYLSYYYSNVNLNPRLPPPLLSKEDWRFSQRLKSGASALGGIGDRRKVNRTDDNGGRSLLATPPGFNLRKQENEVDNEKMGGSSEWGGDGLIGLPGLGLGTKQKSLAEIFQDDMGRSTPVSGFPSRPASRNAYDENADTISAAEAELAHLRRDSSAADALRPGSNLQGSSCVQNIGSQSSYTYAAALGSSMSRSTTPDPQHLARAPSPCPTPIGGGRVAAAEKRGITSPDAYNGVSTGNESADIVAALSGMNLSADDVLDGDNHFQSQVESEVDNHRRYLFGMQGGQDHGKQHAYFKKSESGHLQKSSYSESVKSSVTGSDINSLAFDRQIDQQKSGVPSNKSYFKGSPTSPFSSSGGMPVQYQPLDGTNPSFTNYSMSGYAGNPALASLMANQLGTANLPPLLENVAAASAMGAPGMDSRILGGGLPSGVATPADVHSHGRLGNQIAGGALQSPFIDPGYLQYMRTSDYAAAQLAALNDPSMDRNYLGNSYVNMLELQKAYLGTVLSPPKSQYNVPLGGKSGGSNHHGYYGNSPYGVGLSYPGSPLANSLSNSPVGSGSPIRHNDLNMRFASGIRNLTGVMGGWHLDAGNVDESIAASLLEEFKSNKTKCFELAEIAGHVVDFSADQYGSRFIQQKLETATTEEKNMVYQEIMPQAVNLMTDVFGNYVVQKFFEHGLASQRRELANKLFGNVLSLSLQMYGCRVIQKAIEVVDLDQKIKMVQELDGNVMRCVRDQNGNHVIQKCIECVPEDAINFIVSTFFGQVVALSTHPYGCRVIQRVLEHCNDPNTQQKVMDEILGAVSMLAQDQYGNYVVQHVLEHGKPDERSAIIKELAGKIVQMSQQKFASNVVEKCLTFGGPSERQLLVNEMLGSTDENEPLQAMMKDQFANYVVQKVLETCDDQQRELILSRIKVHLNALKKYTYGKHIVARVEKLVAAGERRIAAQSPHPAA
- the LOC107612311 gene encoding uncharacterized protein LOC107612311 translates to MATAIAIAHFCPGRGLTLSCYKRNRFHLHHLHFSSTSLSHAVFSRGYLSTEMFTRPKVHPIICMAKRYAPNTTKRKRLSRKRGGDPDKKRHRRRKGSKKKLFKIIRLVSAAGTGFFYAKKKSRRIHKIDLKKYDPKVKLHVLFTEAK